A genome region from Pyrenophora tritici-repentis strain M4 chromosome 9, whole genome shotgun sequence includes the following:
- a CDS encoding membrane protein, hemolysin III protein yields MARGASNRTDRRTDTKTSTPPEMSYKLLTRDQVPAWYAQNPYIITGFRPVTKSIPLCLRSLAYPHNETVNIYTHLIPAITALLCSYSFGKYFNSQFPHASWTDELVFRIYLTVCVICFGTSAAYHTLLCHSQAYESLCVRLDFVAIVMQIVGSFVPGLYFGFYCEPHLQKLYWTMIITLGALTVTAVIHPSLQGSKWRTLRLSTFIATGFSAFAPIIHGATIFTYSQMDQQSGLRYYYLEGVLVLAGVAFYAMHFPECSKPKKYDILGSSHQIFHVFIVLSALAHFYGLMTAFKWNYENQRCT; encoded by the exons ATGGCTCGTGGCGCAAGCAACCGTACCGATCGTCGCACCGACACCAAAACCTCGACACCCCCTGAGATGTCGTACAAGCTCCTAACCCGCGACCAAGTACCGGCATGGTACGCGCAAAACCCTTACATCATTACCGGATTTCGACCCGTAACAAAATCGATACCACTGTGCCTCCGCAGCCTAGCGTACCCCCACAACGAGACTGTCAACATATACACGCACCTGATCCCAGCAATCACCGCGCTGCTCTGCAGCTACTCCTTTGGGAAGTACTTCAATTCGCAATTCCCGCACGCGTCCTGGACAGATGAACTAGTCTTTCGAATCTACCTCACCGTCTGTGTGATATGCTTTGGTACTTCAGCGGCATATCACACGCTACTGTGTCATTCGCAAGCCTATGAGAGTCTGTGCGTTCGCCTGGACTTTGTGGCTATCGTGATGCAGATTGTAGGCTCTTTCGTACCGGGCCTGTATTTTGGGTTTTACTGCGAACCGCATCTTCAGAAGCTGTATTGGACTATG ATCATCACTCTTGGAGCACTGACCGTGACTGCCGTGATCCATCCGAGCCTCCAGGGTTCAAAGTGGAGGACTCTGCGCTTGTCGACCTTCATTGCCACTGGCTTCTCAGCTTTTGCGCCGATTATTCATGGCGCTACCATCTTCACTTATAGTCAGATGGATCAGCAGAGTGGTCTACGTTATTATTATCTCGAGGGTGTTCTTGTACTTGCTGGTGTGGCATTTTATGCG ATGCATTTCCCGGAATGTTCAAAGCCCAAGAAATACGACATCTTGGGTTCCTCGCACCAGATCTTTCATGTCTTCATcgttttgagcgcgctggctCACTTTTACGGTCTCATGACTGCTTTTAAGTGGAACTATGAGAATCAGCGCTGTACTTAG